From a region of the Falco peregrinus isolate bFalPer1 chromosome 5, bFalPer1.pri, whole genome shotgun sequence genome:
- the POMGNT2 gene encoding protein O-linked-mannose beta-1,4-N-acetylglucosaminyltransferase 2, which yields MNIAAVFNALLVSVLAAVLWKYIKLREHVFMVEEELVLTRQSQELSQAQIDYHAALQALVEDGTRMVCTGRMHTDRICRFESLCYSTEAEEFIYFHSNSSVMLPNLGSRRFQPALLDLSSVEDHNTQYFNFVELPAAALKFMPKPVFVPDVALIANRFNPDNLMHVFHDDLLPIYYTMQQFSDLDLEARLFFMEGWSEGVHFDLYKLLSNKQPLLREQLKTLGRLLCFTKSYVGLSKITTWYQYGFVQPQGPKANILVSGNEIRQFTKFMMYKLNISLEESSSEEYIVVFSRTINRLILNEAELILALAQEFQMKTITVSLEEHSFSDIVRLISNASMLVSMHGAQLVMSLFLPRGATVVELFPYAINPEHYTPYKTLATLPGMDLQYIAWQNTDREDTVTYPDRPWDQGGIAHLDKAEQERIIKSTEVPRHLCCRNPEWLFRAYQDTKVNIPSLIHVIRQTVKSKPGPKKQKWPGSLYPGKVRDAKCQASVQGTSEAKLVVSWQIPWNLKYLKVREVKYEVWIQEQGENTYMPYILSHQNHTFSENIKPFTIYLVWIRCIFNKNLLGPFADVLLCST from the coding sequence ATGAACATAGCAGCTGTGTTTAATGCCCTGCTCGTGTCtgtccttgctgctgtgctgtggaaaTACATCAAACTGCGAGAGCATGTCTTCATGGTCGAGGAGGAGTTGGTCCTCACACGTCAGTCTCAGGAACTCTCTCAGGCTCAGATCGACTACCATGCAGCTCTCCAGGCACTGGTGGAGGACGGTACCAGGATGGTGTGCACTGGCAGGATGCACACCGACCGCATCTGCCGCTTTGAGTCCCTCTGCTACTCTACTGAGGCTGAAGAGTTCATCTACTTTCACAGCAACTCCTCGGTCATGCTGCCCAACCTGGGGTCCCGGAGATTCCAGCCGGCCCTGCTCGACCTCTCCTCCGTGGAAGATCACAACACTCAGTACTTCAACTTTGTGGAGCTTCCAGCTGCTGCGCTGAAATTTATGCCAAAGCCAGTCTTTGTGCCTGATGTGGCGCTGATTGCTAACAGGTTCAACCCAGACAACCTGATGCATGTCTTTCATGACGACCTCCTCCCCATTTATTACACCATGCAGCAGTTCTCTGATTTAGATCTGGAGGCACGGCTCTTCTTCATGGAAGGGTGGAGTGAAGGTGTTCACTTTGACCTCTACAAGTTACTGAGTAACAAGCAGCCGCTCCTCAGGGAGCAGCTTAAAACCCTGGGCAGGCTCCTCTGCTTTACCAAATCATACGTGGGACTGTCTAAAATCACCACCTGGTACCAGTACGGATTTGTTCAGCCACAAGGGCCGAAGGCTAACATCCTGGTTTCTGGTAACGAGATCAGGCAGTTCACCAAATTCATGATGTACAAGCTGAACATCAGCTTGGAGGAAAGCTCCAGTGAGGAGTACATCGTAGTGTTCAGTCGAACAATCAACAGACTTATCCTAAATGAGGCAGAACTAATCCTGGCTCTTGCTCAGGAGTTTCAGATGAAAACCATTACTGTCTCTCTAGAGGAGCATTCATTTTCTGACATCGTCCGGTTGATCAGCAATGCGTCCATGCTGGTCAGCATGCATGGGGCCCAATTAGTCATGTCTCTCTTCTTGCCAAGAGGTGCCACAGTGGTGGAGCTCTTCCCTTATGCTATCAACCCTGAACACTATACCCCTTACAAAACCCTGGCAACCCTTCCTGGCATGGACCTGCAGTACATTGCCTGGCAGAACACTGACAGGGAAGACACCGTTACCTACCCAGACAGACCCTGGGATCAGGGTGGGATTGCTCACCTGGACAAAGCTGAGCAAGAGCGCATTATTAAGAGCACAGAGGTGCCACGGCACCTCTGCTGCCGCAACCCTGAGTGGCTGTTCCGTGCCTACCAGGACACAAAGGTGAACATCCCTTCACTCATCCATGTGATCAGGCAGACTGTGAAATCTAAGCCTGGACCCAAGAAGCAGAAGTGGCCTGGTAGCCTCTACCCTGGCAAAGTGAGGGATGCCAAGTGTCAAGCCTCTGTCCAGGGCACAAGCGAAGCTAAACTTGTCGTGTCCTGGCAGATTCCCTGGAACCTGAAGTATCTCAAGGTCAGAGAAGTGAAATATGAAGTGTGGATACAAGAGCAAGGGGAAAACACTTACATGCCTTATATATTGTCCCATCAGAATCATACCTTCTCAGAAAACATTAAGCCCTTCACGATATACCTGGTGTGGATACGCTGCATCTTCAACAAAAATCTCCTGGGACCTTTTGCAGATGTGCTCTTGTGTAGTACATAA